DNA sequence from the Vicia villosa cultivar HV-30 ecotype Madison, WI linkage group LG3, Vvil1.0, whole genome shotgun sequence genome:
ttataatgagTTATTTcaataattaacattttttttatatttatttttatagatatattgataataatttatttaaataatttacatttttttatatttattttttttttaataaaaattattaagtaAGTAACATAATTTACTTGACAATATCTCAATCTACCCCATAATATTTTTAGGCACCcgacaaaatttcatttttgtccCCCACTTTCGTAGAAGTACTTacaaaagcattttttttaattttacgtTGAAttgttccgtaggtacatctacgaaactgtttaaacaatattaaataaaggttccgtagatgcacctacggaacaaatcaacgttaaataaaaaaatgtgctTCCAGAGACATTCCTTCAGAAGCAAGAATATTTTTAGAAACGCTGCGTAAGAAACACCAAGGAGTTGGATGAAAGATTCTCTTAACTTTTAGGTTTAAATTAAAGATAATTTTAtcacttttatgtttatttatttatgggttaatagtcatttagcccctgccatataagcgagttttgatttacctcccttttaaaaaaaaattggattacccCCTATAATATTTGGGCacccccctaagcgtgtaaaaaccagaggggtaaatcaaaaaaatatattttacaaggGTAATTTTTgctcttagggggcaaaagacttagaattttaatattataggggggtaatccaaaactTTCTTTTAAAAGGGGGTAAATTAAAACTCGCCTATATAGCAGGAGGGTAAATAACTATtaaccttttatttatttatttatcttatgtATAAAATTTGTTTCTTGAACATTTTAGATAGGaagttgtattttaaatatttagaggTGACTATTATTGTcatatctaagtgttaattgcaACGATGAGTTATTGCAggaatagacttttaaaaataaacttcaaGAGATTTTTCAGAAACAAATTATCTAAGGTTTTCAGAGTTACGTGCGGAAATGTTTTAGAGCAAAATAGAGAGAATTATACTTGAATTGAATTTAAATCACGTAACACTTAATCAATGTAGAAATAtctcaaattaaaataataatgatacaCAAGGTATTCAATTGATACCAATCATATAATTCACGAGAAGTGATTACACAACGATTTAATTTGCGATTTCCAAACTCAACAGGTTTTCCAGACTTTAATTACCACGAAAGCTCGATTAGATCCAAATTCCAACATAACTTAATCTTAAGTAATAAATCACTATCAATGCAATAAACGATAAACTACTCTATGAATCGAAATCCTAGGCATGCAACATACTACGAAATTTAAATGCAAGAGTAAAGGTAGAGAGATGACACCAAAATTAACAGTGCTTCGACTCTATTGTCCTTGTGTGAGTCTACGTGCATTCTTCAATGGTTTCCCATCGGAACTTGCATAACTCCATTATATTTTGACATTATTCCAAGAGTTTATACAATCACTAGTCTACAATAGTGCAGAAGAAAATAAAACTTCAATTctggatcttgacttgtatacaaCTTCACGCAAAACTCTTATGCGCTATCTTTACTCGATTAACGCTTCAAGAATCTTCCAATATCGCTAATTCTTCTCCAATCCTTTGTCTGTAGCAATCAAACTTTGATCCTACTGATTCCTTGAGCGGTGAATTATCCAAAGATCTAAGAAGAACTCCGCCTTATCCATAGCCTTCCACACACTCACTACTAAGGAAATATGGAGAGAAGAACCTCATTCTTTTTCACACTAGAATTTGCAACACCAATGACAACTCCTCAATCTTGCAACATCATGAAAATCTTTATCCAATATTCAAGAATGGCTAGTTTCAATTCAACGTCTCCCCAATCAATCATAGATAAATAAGAACTGGAAATAAAATCGAGGTCGAAGATATAAGAAATTCGAATGCAAGGGTTTTGAACCTTTTCAAAATAGGAGTTGATTACAAAAAATCAGAAATGATTATGAAATTCTTTTTATGGAAAGTGTTAACAAAATGTTTTATATGTGTTTGAAATTACGCACAAAAATGAGTGGTAAAAGTTTGTTAGATTCAAATCAAGAAGAATGGATGTTTAAGTCAAGTGAGCAAGTGAATGGAATAAAGAAAATTCAGATTTTTGACCCGATTCttgtttgattcgaatcaagtacAAAGCATGTCTCGAATCAAAGACCCCGTGATTCAAATCATGTACaaagtgtgattcgaatcaactGCAACAAGCTTTTtagaaaaattttcaaaaactgtgtgattcgaatcatgtacAAAGTGCGATTTGATTTAAATTAAGCAAAGGTGACCAGTAAATTGCATGATTTGTATCATGTACAAAGTGTGATTCAAATCAATTGGTTTAGAAAGTTTTGGTTCATCCTGTTAGATTTGATTTGAATCAGAATGTGTGTTTAATTTgattgattcgaatcaaacacacaaaatctCAAATTTTTCATGTTTTTAAAATTACTTTGAGATTTTTCATTGCACCTAACTTGAATAAAAAACATCTAGTTTTTATTCTACAGACTCATGCAATTGACTAAAAGCATCACGATCAGGTTCAAACATAACCATTGGTTTATGCATGCTAAAACGAGTAACGAATTGATTTAAAACTTGATTCAAGAGATGTGCAATCATGAGGTAGactcaataaataataataaatgaaagCGATAAGACAAACAACAAAATAACCGTATTTGGTGCTCTCCCTACAAGTGTTAGGGACATGCAATAATCTCCCCTAGAAATATGTAGCTTCACAAGCGAGGCTTGAGCTTGAAAAAATTGTTCGTTAAATATTGAATTTGTAGAGAGCAACAAAGTGGATGGGTAAATTGTTATTGCCATGGTTTTAAGTCAAGGTGAATATTGCTAAAGTATGCGTGAAAATATTAAATGattaagagaaagaaaacatatttcgAAAATGTAAAAGTCAAAATGAATAAAAGCATCTAGGAAATTGTCAGAACCAAAGGTAGGCGATCACACTTATGTGATCAGCGGCGGGGATGAAATTGCACAGAAGCAGTCTGGCGGTCAGAAGCGGTGAATAATGACGCTTCTAGTGGCTGTCGGATGGCGGCGCTGGTAGTCGAGACCCGTGCTCGGAAGAACATGATAAAGTTCTAACACGAGGATGGTCAACGACAATGACTATAATTTAAGTTGTTTCGTGGCGGTTAGGGTTTTCGAAATCCTATCCATTTTTCTCGGTTCGTGTGTTTAGGAATTATTCgttttaattagttattggatTAAGTTTTGGACTTTATTGATTGTTAGGTTCTAATAGTTATAAATATGTATCACTTGCATTCTTGTTATCACAATTTTCATAAATTTAGAACTGAAGACAATAGGCATGGTAAATAAATCTTCCCTCGTCTTGTCCCAGCCGCCCCGCACCGAAATTAACGGAGAAATTAACGGAGACATTATTATGAAAACTTAATTTCCGTAAATAAGTTACTTTTTTCaagtatttttgtattttttacctACCCGGtcaatccaacccaaaccaatcCGTTGTTtctcggttcggttcggtttggacTTTATCCCAAAATTTTGCATATCCATTCCAAACCAATCCAATTACTTTTAATCGATTTAGGTATCAGATTCTCTCAAAACCGAATTAAACCGGCCCACAAACACCCCTAAGAAAACCCTATTTAATATTTGGGGGTGGGTGTAGTGGTAGGAAAATCCCTATATAATTGGGGGCATGTGCAGTGGCAGTGGATGCTAGTACCCTCCCCGCACCCACCCATgcctattaaaattaattaatttactttattttgaataatttattattcaTTTACACGTCTTAATCTTACAATATCatgtttattataattattataagttttttaaaaaaattaaattaaaatgatcaAGCATTATGATTattcttaaaataattatttatttaatttaattattgatttttattgatattgaaaaaatatagatttttctttaaaaaaaatacaatttatgCAGGTGGGGGCGAGGCGGGCCGGAAAAACCCATTCCTCGTTGAGGGCGAGGGTGGGAATGAGTCTGGGAGGCGGGATGGGTCTAGGTTTATTTAAACTCGCCCTGCTTCGCTGCCATGCATAGAAGACAATGAAAAGGTTTTTGGAATCTTAGTGGTAATCTTAGAGAGACAAGAGTATATTCTTAAGAATGTGTTCTTAGAATTCGAGAAATTCTTGGAGATATCAAATGGGCATTGAGAAACACTTTTAAACACCATAAACATATGTAATTTATATATTGAGAGTATCAGAGATTGAGAAGCACTTAGGCtctgtttgcgagtttggaggggaatgAAGGAGAgagctttgaaaaataggaagaattgggtgaaaaaaataaaaagattttggataggagggttttggagggtttaattttattcataacaccaaaaactccataaaatgggggaactcaaaaattgtattgaatgagggttttggagggcttccataaaatttccaaatatctttgggttgttatactattttgaaaattaaaaatttagtaatgataatgactcttttatcattctaaacaacatcattttttcaaaaaatgtcaaatatttttccatattttttaaaaatttcattttcGGAAGCCTTCCCTTCCTCTCccttccaaactcgcaaacatagccttagagtATTAAATAAGATTTGTTCTTAGAAACTTTGAtaactattttcttgtaacttctttataatattttataataattattataagtatAATGAATTAGTGAGTCATTTTCTTCTTTAGAGTAGATCATTTGATCGAGAGTAAACAATTACTTTTATCTTCTTTTGTCAAATTAAATTGTTGTCCAACCTTAAAACTCCATCAAAGCAAAAATTGAGGATACAATTCTCTTTGCCTTTACTTACTCACTACTAATCTATCCTTTAAACTTTCAGAACCACCATCACAATCATTTATTTTCCGTTTAAACAAAAAACTCTAGACttcaaaaaatgaaattaaatggaaaCCATCGAAAGATTCATGCAATCAATATGGGGCTTATGACTAATACAgtacaaggaacatgatggtataaAAAAAGCAGGAAAATGTGAAAACTTACACAACCAGAGCTAGTATGGCGAGGTACAATTCCGATGAGGTACAGGTAAGCTCGACATTGACTCTaccttttccttcttttcttcttttcttcttctgcaAAAATATTTATGGACTGGCTGGTTGTTGCTCTGAATTGCTTGCAGGTTATGGGGCTTTAGCTTATACTTGATTAGAGCTTCAATCTGAAGCCTTAATAGTGTTTAAATGGAAGCTTTGGTATGGGGAATTGGAGGAAGTTTTTGATAATTTTCTGCAaaatttgtgtaattttttttccTCTTCCTGCTACCGTGTTCAGTTCTCTTTAAATAGGTGAGGTGTTGAAAAAAATAAGTGAAGTTTAGGAGGGAAGAAGAGTGAAAATGAGGGGTAAATTGAGTGAGGTTGAAAGGAATTTGTTAGGTTTGGTGGGAGTTTTGGTGATGATCCCACATATCACTTGGACCGCGGCTTCTCGTGATGACAACGGTTTCTCGCGTCGGTGAAATGAGTAGATTTGGATCCGATTATTACTACGAAGTTTGGAAGTCGAGGATatggaaattcaaaaatcaaagttGATACGATGCTCGATCACATTGATCATGGTAGATCTTTGTGTTCAATTTATAGAACTTCTGGTCCAATAAATTGAAAAGGTTTCAAATCGACAAATCAAAGAGCGAATGTACGATTGTGGAAAACAGAAAATTCAAATAACAGGTAGGTTATGGTTACTTATTAGATCCTTATAATATCCTTATAGTGGTAGATCACAAGTAAATGAATTGTTTACTTATTGCAGTTCAACTATTTCATAAAAATTTGTTAAACAAATCATAACAAAAACTTTATCAAATCATGCAGAATTTGTAGCACTACATGAAGCAAGTCAAGAATATGTTTTATTGTGGTCTCTATTTCAATACATACAAGAGATTTTTAGTCTGTCTTTTGGAGAAATAAATACAGTAACCATATATTAAGATAATAATACATACATCACTCAATTATAAGAAGATTACATTAAAGGAGACCGaataaaacacattttttttaaattagtttttacTTTGATCTTCAAAAGAGTGGTGATataatcattcaaaaaattcaacTATGTGCAATCTTGCACATCTTTTTACAAAGTCTCTCTAAAATAGAATATTTAATCAACTAGTACAAAAGATTTGTCTTAATCGTTGAAGATATGATTATTCAAtagtaaaaaagaaataaatatatcttagtatcttaaaaaaaaacatattgtattattttttcttcacaaaattttcttccacatgatttttttaaagattttaataagacaatccaaaaaaaaatattcgAGGGAAGCGTTATAAATAATGGATGATTAATATTGTTGTCTATTTGTCTCTTAATAAACTCTCAACTAAATAAATGCTAACTCTCTTAGTGTGTATTGATCATACTAATAAACTATTTGTATCACATAAATATGCTTCATATTATAGTGTAGATACACACTAATGAAAAACCATAACAGAAAGTATTCCGATTTATCTCTCTaacttttgattcttttatttttatttataacaattttattctttttacttTTCATATCTCTTTCTTTTGTCACTTTTTTTTCCACTTTTTCTCATCTAATTTTTCTTCTCTATTTTCTTCTCCGCAACCAAACAAAGCATTAATCAAACTAGAGGAACTAGATCCAACATGAGTAAGGTTGAAAAAGTTTCATAATATCATTTGAAAAACAAATatcctttatttttcttgtttagcCTACcttgtatgttttttttttcttctataaatTTCTAACTACTCCTTCTGCACATGGATTATGATCTTTTCATCCTTTGGAGGCTTACATGCACTTGCCATAGCTATGAATTTTGGAACCTTATCTCCCGGCATCAACACAGGAAAGCTTCGACAATGATTCTGCTTCATCATCTAAACACAACAATAACAAACAACATTAGtttcaacattaaaaaaaaaagtttctttgaaaaataAGCTAGAAATCAAGTGAAGTGATTATTACCAAAACAGGAAATCCAGGTTTGTGATGAGAGGAAGCAAAGTGTGTTTCTATACGAGGTTGTGGGTTGATGACATTAACCATAGAAGATGGAAATAGAAACTGGAGTTTGTCCCAATATAAACAACAACAGAAGAAGCAACAAAAGAAGAATAAGAAAGAAACAAGAAGAGCTAAACCTAATGGGAACCCAATGTATGGTGTGTCTTCAATAACCATTTTTGTGATATGTTGTTTTGACTCTCATTTCACCTGAATGAATGAAACATATTACAATGAACATGATTTATT
Encoded proteins:
- the LOC131654802 gene encoding uncharacterized protein At5g65660-like, encoding MVIEDTPYIGFPLGLALLVSFLFFFCCFFCCCLYWDKLQFLFPSSMVNVINPQPRIETHFASSHHKPGFPVLMMKQNHCRSFPVLMPGDKVPKFIAMASACKPPKDEKIIIHVQKE